The DNA region ACAAATCTTTTTACTTATTGCCGTCAACTGGCCATCTTCTTTTTTCTACGCGCTCAAATTGTGCGTCTCATTTTAGGACAGGGGAGATTTGATTGGACGGATACTATTCTTACAGCAGATATTCTTGGTTATCTTGCTTTTGCATTGGTCGCTCAAGCACTCATTCCGTTATTTACGAGAGCGTTTTACTCGATGCAAAATACCTGGTTACCATTTTTCGTGAGTCTTTTTGGAGAGCTCTTTATCGTTTTAACCGCCTGGTCTTTTAGAGACTCTCTCGGCGTGACGGGTATCGCGATAGCTATCGCTGTAGGTTCGTGGTTACAACTTGCCATCCATGCGTTTCTTTTGCGACGCACCTTTGGTCATTATGCAAAGGGTGATTCATTTGTGTCAGCTTATAAAACGACAGTGGCAACCATCGCATTTTGTGTTGCAGGGTTTCCGGTACGTGAGTATTTAGGTACGGTCTTTCCTTTGCGTACGGTTTGGCAGCTCGCATTACAAGCGGGAGGGACCCTACTCGCCGGTGGATTAGCCTTTTTGATTGTTGCAAGCCTTGTTAAATCAGAAGAGCTTGCTGGACTTATCGAAACCATCAAACGCAGGCTTTGGAAACGTGTCACAACCAAGAACCTTGACGAAGAAGGTATTTTGTTATAAAAGTAAGCACCCTTTTACATCTTTCGGAGGTGACTCATGGATAAGCGTATCTGGCTAAAACAGCATGAATGGGAGCCTTTTAGTGATAAAGACGGCAAAGCAAGACGTATCTGCAAAGCGTGCAGAGTTGTAGATCGTATCGTTGGTGTGAGAGGCATCGTTACCTGGCCTTGCGTGCAGATAAGCGAGGCTTGGACGTATGAGGATTTCGTCAACATTCTCCACCTTTGCCAAGTAAATGAGCGTTATATTTCGCTCATTAAGCTTTACCCAAAGAGCTCGTCTGGAAAAACAGATGCGGGTCCCTACCGTGTAGGTATTCAAATCCCAAGCAAATATGGCCTCGAGCTTTATCCTTCGCTTGAACCTTCGCTTAGCAAAGGTATAGCTTTTAATCGGTTTTTTCATTGGCTTGTCTCTATTGAATTCAATCTACAAAAAGACCCTGAATTTAATGAGCTCTTGCGCCAAAAGGCTTATCGATGAAAAAACATCAGCATCTTATGAAACGTCTGCCCTCGTGTGGACGTTTTTTGCTTTATCACGTAGGATCCGCATCAAATGGAACAGTCTAGAATTCGCAATTTTTGTATTATTGCGCATATTGATCACGGCAAGTCGACCCTCTCGGATCGACTCCTTGAGGTTACCGGTACCATCGAAAAACGTAAGATGAAGGACCAGGCTCTTGATACCATGGATATTGAGCGAGAACGCGGTATCACCATCAAATTACAGCCGGCGCGCATGCGTTATACAGCAAAAGACGGTGTTGAATATGAGCTCAATCTTATTGATACTCCAGGTCACGTAGATTTTACTTATGAAGTTTCTCGCTCACTTGCGGCTGTTGAAGGCGCGATTCTTCTTGTTGATGCAACACAGGGCGTGCAAGCACAAACTATTGCGAATCTTTATCTCGCTCTCGAGCAAGATCTCGTGATTATTCCTGTGCTCAACAAAATTGATTTACCAAATGCTGATGTTGAGAAACGTTCTAATGAGCTCATGCAACTTATTGGTTGCAAGCGTGAAGAAATTCTTACCGCTTCGGGCAAAACAGGCGAAGGCGTCCCAACCATTCTCGAAGAAGTGATTAGACAGGTTCCGTCACCAAAAGGAGATCGTGACAAGCCTTTTCGTGCCGTGATCTTTGATTCTAAATACGACGACTATCAAGGTGTCGTTGCTTTTGTACGTTGCGTTGATGGAGTACTCAAGAAAACAGACAAGGTACATTTTATCGCCACTGACGGTGATGGCGAAGCGCTTGAACTTGGTTATATGAAGCCCGAAAAAACCATCTCTGGCATCATGGAGGCGGGGGATATCGGCTATCTTGTTACAGGTCTTAAAGAGATCGGCTATGTGCGTGTTGGTGATACGATCACTACTCCAAAATCTGGCGCCGAACCATTGCCTGGGTATAAAGAAGTCCATCCAATGGTGTACGCGGGTATCTTTCCAGAAGAAGGTAATGAATATGAGCGTTTGCGTGATGCGATGTTAAAGCTCAAGCTCAATGATGCAGCGCTAGTCTTTGAACCAGAACATTCAAAAGCGCTTGGCTTTGGTTTTCGTGCGGGTATGCTTGGAATGTTGCATCTCGAGATTGTGCAAGAGCGCTTGTCACGTGAGTTTAATATGGATGTTGTGATCACCACGCCATCGGTAGGTTACGAGGTTACAAGAACAGACGGAACAGAAATCCTCGTAAAATCGCCAGCAGAATTTTTAGACCGTTCTCGTATTGCAGAAACGCGTGAACCTTGGGTCAAAGTCGATATTCTTTGTCCAAAAGACTATATCGGCAATGTGATGTCGCTTGTTCAAGATCGACGCGGTATTTATATGAATACCCAATATCTCGATGTGACTCGCGCTTTGCTTTCCTATGAAATGCCTCTTGCTTCGGTGATTGTAGATTTTCACGACAAGCTTAAAGGCGTTACAGCGGGCTACGCTTCAATGAACTATGAGTTCAAAGAATATCGCCCTTCAGAAATTGTTCGTCTTGATATTCATGTTGCTGAAGAACCGTCAGAAGCACTCGCGACACTTCTTCACGAGAGTGAAGCCTATCGTCGAGGCAAAGAAATTGTTGAAGTATTAAAAGAAGAATTACCACGTGCGCAATTTGCGATTAAACTTCAAGCCTGCATTGGCGCAAAGATTATTGCCTCAGAACGCATCGCGCCTTATCGTAAAGATGTGACGGGATATTTATATGGCGGTGACGTTACACGTAAAATGAAATTGCTTGAAAAACAAAAGAAGGGTAAAAAGCGCATGCTTGAACATAGTAAAGGCTCGGTAGAGATTCCGCCGGATACCTTTATCAAAGTGTTACGTAGAGGGTAAAATAGTTTTATACACAATGCCTATGAATACAAAAAATCTTCAAAACCGTCGCCGCCTCGCTATGAAAATCTTTGCAGGCTTTGTTGCCTTTATTACCGTTCTCATGATGGTGGCTCCGTTTACGATGTTTTAATCGATTGACGTTTTCTCCAAAAAGTGGCACTTTAGAAGTGCTGTTTTTTGTCTCAAAAAAACAAAGGAGGTAAAAATGATCAGTGAAATTGGTTCTGGAGAAGTGAAGGAGATGTAAGTCTTATGGAAGACCGTTAACATGGGTATCCATCAAGAGCCACAGCCATCTGAAGAGCTGAGCCTACGAGCCCAGCTTGCCCAGAGCGCTGCCGGTGCTGCGCTTGCGCAGTACAACGAAGACCTTCGCGAGCTCAACAGGCTTGCCGAAGGAGCTGACGAAGATGAAGAAGACTAGCGGATGCCATTGGCGTCCCGACCTACTGCAACCCCGCCATTTGGTGGGGTATTTGCGTATTTGGGGCATTTATCTGTATAGTCGGTTTTGTCTTGAACATTGGAGGGTATGGTGAGCGCAAGTCTACAAAATGATCCGATGATCGATCCAAGATTCTTTACCTTCTTGGATTTGGTAAAACAGTTGAGACAAAAACAGGTGGCGCTTTTTTCTGCTGAGCTTACGCTCTTTGCAGACCCAAACCGAAACGATTTGCCGACAGAAGCTCTTGATGAGCTAAAGTATCATGACGATGAGTTTATCGAAGCTGTAAACATGGTTTGCAAGGCTTTGGAGAGCTTTTTTCGTGAGTGGCGCGAATGCGATCCTTCGCGCTTTGATAAGCTGAAAAATAGTTATGAATACGCGAATAAGCGGTTGCGTGATGTCGCTGATAGTGCGCTTGCGCGAATTAATGCGGCTACTGCTCAATATTTACACCAGGGTTTGGTAGCATTTGCAAATGAAGACGTCGAAGCAAGCGAAGACCAGCTCAATACCTTCTATCATGAGGTATCAGCGCTTTCGTTTTATGGCGACAGCATTCGTAAAACACTCGATGCTTTTCGTGCATTGCCAGAGTTACCATTTCAGCTAGGTGCTCTAAGCTACCAGGCATCGATTACAGCCATGATCATTGTTATTGTTGTATGTCTCGGAATCAGCCAATTTCCTACCATTCTTGGCTTGTGATGAGCTACCTTCTTGATACACCTCCTTCTGGAGGTGTTTTGTTTACAAGCGTTTACGCGTCTAGCACTATGGGTCCATGACAAAACGCTGGCAATTGGCAGAACCTTGCACCGAAGATCTCGCAAAAATATTTCAGATTGCACAGATTCCCGCTACGCTTTTATGGAATCGTGGCATTCGTACCGCCGAAGAAGCGCAACAGTTTCTCTCGCCTTCGTTTGAGGAGCATCTCCATCATCCAAGTGTATTTCGTGATGCCGTTACCGCGGTTGAGCGTGTTTTTACGGCACTAAAAAACGGTGAGCGTATTACCGTGCATGGTGACTATGATGCAGACGGTGTTACTGGCTCGACGTTGATATTGACGGTTTTATATCAAATCGCTGATCGGATGCAGGTGTCTCGTGATTTGATTGATTATTATATCCCGCATCGTGACAAAGAGGGCTATGGACTACAAATGGGTACGGTGCCTAAGCTTGTTGATCGTGGTACGTCACTTCTAATCACGGTTGATTGTGGTATTTCTTGTGTAGCAGAAATTGCACATGCAAAAGAGCAGGGGATTGATACGATTGTTTTAGATCATCACCAATTTGGTGATGCTTTACCGGATGGCTTGCTCATTCATCCGGGTTTACCAAACGAAACCTACCCCTTTAAGGATCTTGCTGCTGTGGGGGTTTCGTATAAATTTGCCTTATTATTGATTGATGAAGCTCGTAAACAAGGGCTAGAGATTGTCGAAGGATGGGAAAAGTGGTTATTGGATTTGGTCGCGATTGCAACGGTTACCGACATGGTACCACTTCATGGAGAAAATCGTGTTCTCGAGACATTCGGCTTGCGTGTTTTAAATAAGACGCGTCGACCTGGATTTTTAGCGCTCTTTGAATCTGCTGGCTTGCAACAAGGTGCAATCACTTCAGAATCAGTGGGTTTTGCGATTGGTCCGCGTATTAATGCAGCGGGACGTATGGATCATGCTGAACTTGCCTTAAAGCTTTTACTTGCCGAGTCATTAGAAGAGGCAAAGATTTATGCAAAAGAACTAGAACGATGCAATCGCTTACGACAAGAGACAACGCGTCGCATGATGGATGAGGCCGATAAAATGGTGGATACGTCGAAAGAAATAATTGTTCTATCGTCACCCGATTGGTCGCCAGCGCTTGTTGGTCTTGTCGCTGGACGGTACTTAGAGTCTACCGGTAAACCTG from Candidatus Nomurabacteria bacterium includes:
- the lepA gene encoding elongation factor 4 gives rise to the protein MEQSRIRNFCIIAHIDHGKSTLSDRLLEVTGTIEKRKMKDQALDTMDIERERGITIKLQPARMRYTAKDGVEYELNLIDTPGHVDFTYEVSRSLAAVEGAILLVDATQGVQAQTIANLYLALEQDLVIIPVLNKIDLPNADVEKRSNELMQLIGCKREEILTASGKTGEGVPTILEEVIRQVPSPKGDRDKPFRAVIFDSKYDDYQGVVAFVRCVDGVLKKTDKVHFIATDGDGEALELGYMKPEKTISGIMEAGDIGYLVTGLKEIGYVRVGDTITTPKSGAEPLPGYKEVHPMVYAGIFPEEGNEYERLRDAMLKLKLNDAALVFEPEHSKALGFGFRAGMLGMLHLEIVQERLSREFNMDVVITTPSVGYEVTRTDGTEILVKSPAEFLDRSRIAETREPWVKVDILCPKDYIGNVMSLVQDRRGIYMNTQYLDVTRALLSYEMPLASVIVDFHDKLKGVTAGYASMNYEFKEYRPSEIVRLDIHVAEEPSEALATLLHESEAYRRGKEIVEVLKEELPRAQFAIKLQACIGAKIIASERIAPYRKDVTGYLYGGDVTRKMKLLEKQKKGKKRMLEHSKGSVEIPPDTFIKVLRRG
- the recJ gene encoding single-stranded-DNA-specific exonuclease RecJ, encoding MTKRWQLAEPCTEDLAKIFQIAQIPATLLWNRGIRTAEEAQQFLSPSFEEHLHHPSVFRDAVTAVERVFTALKNGERITVHGDYDADGVTGSTLILTVLYQIADRMQVSRDLIDYYIPHRDKEGYGLQMGTVPKLVDRGTSLLITVDCGISCVAEIAHAKEQGIDTIVLDHHQFGDALPDGLLIHPGLPNETYPFKDLAAVGVSYKFALLLIDEARKQGLEIVEGWEKWLLDLVAIATVTDMVPLHGENRVLETFGLRVLNKTRRPGFLALFESAGLQQGAITSESVGFAIGPRINAAGRMDHAELALKLLLAESLEEAKIYAKELERCNRLRQETTRRMMDEADKMVDTSKEIIVLSSPDWSPALVGLVAGRYLESTGKPVIAIGKHGDQWIGSGRSPSHYDITVAVREAGEGLLTRSGGHVQACGFALHSNENVPLFAQKLYEHAAANLTEEDVRPILNIDMELDLSSVTMPLIEAVNALEPFGMGNAVPVFMTKKCLVVSADAIGQKKDVLRMQLQDQSGATRKGIGFRLGTRVAEFTPGSWVDVAYSLSANEWNGRVTAELRIIDVKLCN